A window of the Synechococcus sp. JA-3-3Ab genome harbors these coding sequences:
- a CDS encoding Rqc2 family fibronectin-binding protein: MQPVDLTTLRAVLADLKGAEAGGDPLLPARVEWIQQTDLWTVVIGLRTLKARPCLLLSWHPQAARVHLCQAPPKEAEDLPFSQHLQRHLRGLALTELALLDEWERVIDFRFAPRPADPPQRHLYLEVMGKYSNAILVDEGGMILACGHGVSERQSRVRPVQPGLLYEAPPALSDPIPQRAEPFSQWQERLALIPGPIAQRLLRCYRGLSRHLAEAMCLQAGIPPQTPSNQLSPQEWQALFFWWQDWLARLETAQFKPALTPQGYTVLGWRGSGGDPSTPNLHQLLEAYYQAQLNRERFERERQRLGQKLAALLKKLRQRQEHFERMLADSAQAEASKQAADLLMAHLHLWRPGLSLMELPDFFSGQMVKIPLDPEKNAVLNAQAYYRKHRKQKRAQEAVQPLLEAVAQEIRYLEQVEATLQHLGTYRDPQDLAALREVETELIQQGYLESPSRAEGSRRASSASFNPYRFTSPSGFSIWVGRNNWQNDRLTFRVAQDQDWWFHAQEIPGSHVLLRLPPGAVAESEDLQAAADLAAYFSRGRFSDQVPVVYTRPKCVFKPKGSPPGMVVYQQEQVLWGRPSRAQLLVEKEGAPKPEVPAELQPSTWG, encoded by the coding sequence ATGCAACCGGTTGACCTGACCACCCTCCGTGCTGTGCTGGCAGATCTAAAAGGGGCTGAGGCCGGGGGGGATCCCTTGCTGCCTGCCCGCGTGGAGTGGATCCAGCAGACGGATCTGTGGACGGTGGTGATTGGCCTGCGCACCCTCAAGGCGCGTCCTTGCTTGCTACTGTCTTGGCATCCTCAGGCGGCCCGAGTTCACCTCTGTCAGGCTCCCCCCAAGGAAGCAGAGGACTTGCCCTTTAGCCAACACCTGCAACGGCACCTGCGGGGTTTGGCGCTGACGGAGCTGGCGCTGCTGGACGAGTGGGAGCGGGTGATTGACTTTCGCTTTGCCCCTCGCCCCGCGGATCCCCCTCAACGCCACCTTTATCTGGAAGTGATGGGCAAGTACAGCAACGCCATCTTGGTGGACGAGGGGGGCATGATCTTGGCCTGCGGCCACGGGGTAAGCGAGCGACAGTCGCGGGTACGGCCGGTGCAGCCGGGTCTACTTTACGAAGCTCCCCCTGCCCTCAGCGATCCCATCCCCCAGCGAGCCGAGCCCTTCTCCCAGTGGCAAGAGCGTCTTGCCCTAATCCCTGGCCCCATTGCTCAGCGGCTGCTGCGCTGCTACCGCGGCCTGAGCCGGCATTTGGCAGAGGCCATGTGCCTGCAGGCCGGGATCCCACCCCAAACCCCCAGCAACCAACTCTCGCCCCAGGAGTGGCAGGCCCTGTTTTTTTGGTGGCAGGACTGGCTGGCCCGCCTGGAAACGGCTCAGTTTAAGCCGGCCCTTACCCCCCAGGGGTACACTGTTCTCGGCTGGAGGGGCTCTGGCGGGGATCCCTCTACACCCAACTTGCATCAGCTCCTGGAAGCCTACTACCAAGCCCAGCTCAACCGCGAACGCTTTGAGCGAGAGCGGCAGCGCCTGGGGCAAAAGCTGGCTGCCCTGCTGAAAAAACTCCGCCAGCGGCAAGAGCACTTCGAGAGGATGCTGGCCGACTCGGCCCAAGCGGAAGCCTCCAAGCAGGCTGCCGATCTGCTCATGGCCCATCTCCACCTCTGGCGGCCAGGGCTGAGCTTGATGGAGCTGCCAGACTTTTTTAGCGGCCAGATGGTCAAGATCCCGCTGGATCCGGAGAAAAACGCTGTTCTCAACGCCCAGGCCTACTACCGCAAGCACCGCAAACAAAAACGAGCCCAGGAGGCCGTCCAGCCCTTGCTAGAAGCTGTAGCGCAAGAGATCCGCTACCTGGAGCAGGTGGAAGCGACCCTGCAGCATCTGGGAACCTATCGGGATCCCCAGGACTTGGCCGCCCTTCGAGAAGTTGAGACCGAGCTGATTCAACAAGGCTACCTAGAGAGCCCCAGCCGGGCAGAGGGATCCAGACGGGCCTCTTCAGCCAGCTTCAACCCCTATCGCTTCACTAGCCCCAGCGGCTTCTCCATCTGGGTGGGGCGCAACAACTGGCAAAATGATCGGCTGACCTTCCGCGTGGCCCAAGACCAAGATTGGTGGTTTCACGCCCAAGAGATCCCCGGTAGCCACGTGCTGTTGCGCCTGCCTCCGGGCGCGGTGGCCGAAAGTGAAGATCTGCAGGCGGCTGCCGATCTGGCGGCGTATTTTAGCCGCGGTCGCTTCAGCGACCAGGTACCGGTGGTGTATACCCGCCCTAAGTGCGTCTTCAAACCCAAGGGATCCCCACCCGGCATGGTGGTTTACCAGCAGGAGCAGGTGCTGTGGGGCCGTCCCAGCCGTGCCCAGTTGCTTGTGGAAAAGGAGGGGGCGCCCAAGCCGGAGGTTCCAGCAGAGCTACAGCCCTCTACTTGGGGTTGA
- a CDS encoding serpin family protein, protein MKDLFNRSLVSRIPLLALLSLLSLGLWPTHGMGSRSQETPVRIPFEPTVTYGEGYGEEAVAQQAQSRFALKLFDRLLQQQPQENLFFSPLSIHLALSMLYNGAAGETQAAMAEVLEAQDLSLHELNWTNAQMARWLVERSQAEGPIQVQIANGLWVDQTLTLRPPFLQALATYYQAVANRVELGSRQTVQAINRWVAERTQGQIDRIVDRLSREDRLVLLNAIYFKGEWTQPFDPALTEPQPFTRPDGRRVQVLLMAQSGRYGYRETEQLQVVRLPYGEGELAMVILLPKPGVSLEALRQELSPETWQEWTGSLPTRPGSLRLPKFKLAYETDLVPALQQLGLGIAFSRRADFSQMTPEPTQVSRVLHKAAIEVDEKGSGAAAATGVIVSRTASDRQEPFQFVADRPFWFAIVASGANREAQTVLFMGSVVNPK, encoded by the coding sequence ATGAAAGACCTGTTTAATCGATCCTTGGTGAGCCGGATCCCTCTTCTGGCTCTGCTGAGTTTACTGAGCCTGGGCCTCTGGCCCACTCACGGGATGGGATCCCGTTCACAGGAAACCCCGGTGCGGATTCCCTTTGAGCCAACGGTGACCTATGGGGAAGGCTATGGAGAAGAGGCTGTGGCCCAACAAGCCCAAAGTCGCTTTGCGCTAAAGCTGTTTGATCGCCTGCTCCAGCAGCAGCCGCAAGAGAACCTCTTTTTCTCTCCTTTGAGCATTCACTTGGCTCTGAGCATGCTGTACAATGGCGCCGCTGGGGAAACGCAGGCGGCCATGGCCGAGGTGCTGGAGGCCCAAGACCTCTCCCTCCATGAGTTGAACTGGACCAATGCCCAGATGGCGCGCTGGCTGGTGGAGCGATCCCAAGCAGAAGGGCCGATCCAGGTGCAAATTGCCAACGGCCTTTGGGTCGATCAAACCCTCACCCTGCGGCCTCCCTTTTTGCAGGCGCTGGCCACCTATTACCAAGCAGTGGCCAATCGGGTGGAGCTGGGATCCCGCCAGACGGTGCAGGCGATTAACCGTTGGGTAGCCGAGCGCACCCAGGGCCAGATCGACCGCATCGTGGATCGCCTCAGCCGGGAAGACAGGCTGGTTTTGCTCAACGCCATTTACTTCAAGGGAGAGTGGACCCAACCCTTCGATCCGGCCCTGACAGAGCCCCAGCCCTTTACCCGCCCAGATGGCCGCCGTGTCCAAGTGCTGCTGATGGCCCAATCCGGTCGCTACGGCTACCGGGAGACCGAGCAGCTCCAGGTGGTGCGCCTGCCCTATGGGGAAGGGGAACTGGCTATGGTGATCCTGCTGCCCAAGCCAGGGGTGAGCCTGGAAGCCCTGCGACAGGAGCTCAGCCCAGAAACTTGGCAAGAATGGACGGGATCCCTGCCCACCCGCCCCGGCTCGCTGCGGCTCCCCAAGTTTAAGCTGGCCTACGAGACCGATCTGGTGCCGGCTTTGCAGCAGTTGGGCCTGGGGATCGCCTTTTCCCGTCGGGCCGATTTCAGCCAGATGACCCCAGAGCCGACGCAGGTCAGCAGAGTCTTGCACAAGGCGGCCATCGAAGTAGATGAAAAGGGATCCGGGGCGGCAGCCGCCACCGGGGTCATCGTCTCCCGCACCGCCAGCGACCGGCAAGAGCCCTTCCAGTTCGTAGCAGATCGCCCCTTCTGGTTTGCCATTGTGGCCTCCGGAGCCAACCGGGAGGCGCAAACTGTGCTGTTTATGGGATCCGTAGTCAACCCCAAGTAG
- a CDS encoding DUF192 domain-containing protein, translating to MGLALLLLGSGLGCTAATERSPASQTQVTEAISPSPPAIGQPQQLPVEAEVTLAGQRFELEVARTPEQQRLGLMFRTDLPPDRGMWFPFDPPQPASFWMFNTLINLDIIFLYQGKVVYIAADVPGCPAQPCPVYGPPSDQLVDGVLEFRGGTAAALGLQVGDTVEIRELPSSAP from the coding sequence TTGGGCCTGGCTCTACTGCTCCTGGGATCCGGCTTGGGATGTACTGCTGCCACGGAGAGATCTCCCGCCTCACAAACTCAGGTAACCGAAGCCATCTCTCCATCCCCCCCAGCCATAGGGCAGCCCCAGCAACTGCCGGTTGAAGCCGAAGTCACCCTTGCCGGCCAACGCTTTGAGCTAGAGGTGGCCCGCACCCCTGAGCAACAGCGCTTGGGCCTGATGTTTCGCACCGATTTGCCGCCGGATCGGGGCATGTGGTTTCCCTTTGATCCGCCCCAGCCAGCTTCTTTTTGGATGTTCAACACCCTGATCAACCTGGACATCATTTTCCTCTACCAAGGCAAGGTGGTGTACATTGCCGCCGATGTGCCCGGTTGCCCCGCCCAACCCTGCCCCGTCTATGGGCCACCCTCTGACCAGTTGGTAGATGGCGTGCTGGAGTTCCGCGGCGGGACGGCGGCGGCCTTAGGTTTGCAAGTGGGAGATACGGTTGAGATCCGCGAGCTTCCCAGCTCCGCCCCTTGA
- a CDS encoding bifunctional sterol desaturase/short chain dehydrogenase has product MDVSSVTQWLGVGVVALASVLWAEVVRDERHWLAHQWPWLMPKHTLHHRLFRPDLSVVDPKLYRESQWHHDVPEAATMILAGIPWVVLLGQGSWLYGLAAAVGVLYSASFLVAGMLRGWGLALQTDITHQPGPFPAPPAQWHVNRAYHWRHHFDDTNAYFCGTLTLVDRIMGTSLSFKGKRVAVTGASGTLGRALLKHFSRHGAKVIALSSHADSVAIEVDGQPQPVETIHWQVGQEGSLAGLLERVDILVINHGLNVHGERDPESVHQSYAVNTFSAWRLMELFFQTVRGNREMATKEVWVNTSEAEVSPAFSPLYELSKRALGDLVTLRRLDAPCVVRKLILGPFKSQLNPIGVMSGDWVAAQILAQAKRDCRNIIVTINPLTYLLFPLKELAVSTYFRLFSRRSSRPALLGPAAGIPLI; this is encoded by the coding sequence ATGGATGTTAGCAGCGTAACTCAGTGGCTGGGGGTTGGGGTCGTTGCCCTGGCTTCCGTCCTTTGGGCCGAGGTTGTGCGGGATGAGCGCCATTGGCTGGCCCACCAGTGGCCCTGGCTGATGCCCAAGCACACTCTGCACCACCGCCTGTTTCGCCCCGATCTCAGCGTGGTAGACCCGAAGCTGTACCGAGAATCCCAGTGGCACCACGATGTCCCCGAAGCGGCGACGATGATCCTGGCCGGGATCCCTTGGGTGGTGCTGTTGGGACAGGGATCCTGGCTGTATGGCCTAGCGGCGGCGGTGGGGGTACTCTACTCGGCCAGTTTTCTGGTTGCCGGCATGTTGCGCGGCTGGGGGCTGGCCCTGCAGACGGACATTACCCACCAACCCGGGCCTTTCCCTGCTCCTCCTGCCCAGTGGCATGTCAACCGCGCCTACCACTGGCGGCACCACTTCGACGATACCAACGCCTACTTTTGCGGCACCCTGACCTTAGTGGATCGGATCATGGGCACCAGTCTCTCCTTTAAAGGCAAGCGCGTGGCCGTCACCGGTGCCTCTGGCACTCTGGGCCGGGCCCTCTTGAAGCACTTTTCCCGCCATGGGGCCAAAGTCATCGCCCTCAGCTCCCATGCGGATTCGGTCGCCATCGAAGTGGACGGCCAGCCCCAGCCGGTGGAGACCATCCACTGGCAGGTGGGTCAGGAGGGATCCCTGGCCGGGCTCCTGGAACGAGTCGATATCTTGGTGATCAACCACGGCCTCAACGTGCATGGGGAGCGGGATCCCGAGTCGGTCCACCAGTCCTATGCTGTCAACACCTTCTCCGCTTGGCGCCTGATGGAGCTGTTTTTCCAAACGGTGCGCGGCAATCGGGAAATGGCCACCAAAGAGGTTTGGGTGAACACCTCCGAAGCCGAGGTCAGCCCTGCTTTTAGCCCTCTCTACGAGCTCTCCAAACGGGCCCTGGGCGATCTGGTTACCTTACGCCGTCTCGATGCCCCCTGTGTGGTGCGCAAGCTCATCCTCGGGCCCTTCAAGAGCCAGCTCAACCCGATTGGAGTCATGTCAGGCGATTGGGTGGCCGCCCAGATCCTGGCCCAGGCCAAGCGCGATTGCCGCAACATCATCGTTACCATCAACCCCCTCACCTACCTGCTTTTCCCGCTGAAAGAGTTGGCCGTCAGCACCTATTTCCGCTTGTTCAGCCGCCGCTCTTCTCGCCCAGCTCTTCTGGGTCCGGCCGCCGGGATCCCTTTGATTTAG
- a CDS encoding DUF4397 domain-containing protein, producing MSVNMVRQWVSAVLCVVGGALMPGLLSGCAIPMPSASAGVSEIQVRLVHVAPNAPRIDLEVGGVRAAQGVAYGSVSEYVRMPAGEYDIVLFSTPETTSPGQPASFKDSVPLARTVAARTVANLRGGGVFSVVAADEPNRVTALVLEDNINSLFDQALVRFVHAAPDAPALQWQGEQGRVLIPQLAFGQVSTFQAMRPGFTQIQVAIAPSAPAPGGQSSPGRSIPLQRFDLQLEAGKVYTLYVAGLMRSNPGLNLVLAEETRARRLL from the coding sequence GTGAGTGTAAACATGGTGCGACAGTGGGTGAGCGCAGTCCTCTGCGTGGTGGGCGGGGCTTTAATGCCGGGGCTTTTGTCCGGCTGTGCCATCCCGATGCCTTCGGCATCCGCGGGAGTTTCTGAGATCCAGGTGCGCTTGGTGCATGTGGCCCCCAATGCCCCTCGGATCGACTTGGAAGTGGGAGGGGTAAGGGCTGCTCAAGGTGTAGCCTATGGCTCGGTGAGCGAGTACGTGCGTATGCCGGCGGGCGAGTACGACATTGTTTTGTTTTCAACCCCTGAGACGACCAGCCCTGGCCAGCCCGCGAGTTTTAAGGACTCCGTTCCGCTAGCGCGAACGGTTGCGGCCAGAACTGTGGCCAACCTCAGAGGCGGGGGAGTGTTCTCGGTGGTGGCTGCTGACGAGCCCAATCGCGTGACGGCCTTAGTTTTGGAAGACAACATCAACTCGCTGTTTGACCAAGCCCTGGTTCGGTTTGTTCACGCTGCCCCTGATGCGCCGGCCCTGCAATGGCAGGGGGAGCAAGGGCGGGTGCTGATACCTCAGTTGGCCTTCGGGCAAGTTTCCACCTTTCAAGCCATGCGACCCGGCTTTACCCAAATTCAGGTGGCCATAGCTCCTTCAGCCCCCGCGCCAGGTGGGCAGTCGTCTCCTGGCCGGAGCATTCCCTTGCAACGGTTTGACCTCCAGTTAGAGGCAGGGAAAGTCTATACCCTTTACGTGGCGGGGCTGATGCGCAGCAATCCGGGCCTAAACTTGGTGCTGGCAGAGGAAACGCGGGCTCGTAGGCTCCTATAG
- a CDS encoding FAD-dependent thymidylate synthase: MDALFQVVVLSQTPDPERVIYQAMHQDHSPDFVTPESRIPEKYGEAVVRHLLEGNRGHYGPLEHPQITFGVGYFPHAVMQQARTHRVGISFDVQSFRYTGQQIADLGKRLLSGPRRTPPNPPPGPPNQPPSPPYTGGWDETSAFADKTGAELALQELETLFYVPASVKEGKAKTRQGFKPISPEALNIILEQYRSQAIAYYRLVEECGVPYEDARNIIGYGIRQHFVVSFNCRSLMHFLDLRAKEDAQREIRELCELMWPHFEAWCPHVAAWYRQNRWGKARLSP; this comes from the coding sequence GTGGATGCCTTATTTCAAGTGGTGGTGCTCAGCCAAACCCCAGATCCCGAACGGGTGATCTACCAGGCGATGCACCAAGATCACAGCCCTGATTTTGTTACCCCAGAGAGCCGGATCCCGGAAAAATATGGCGAGGCCGTGGTGCGGCATCTGCTGGAGGGCAACCGTGGCCACTATGGGCCGCTGGAGCACCCTCAGATCACGTTTGGGGTAGGCTATTTTCCCCATGCTGTCATGCAACAGGCCCGTACTCATCGGGTGGGAATTTCTTTCGACGTTCAATCTTTTCGATATACAGGCCAGCAAATTGCCGATTTGGGCAAAAGACTCTTGTCTGGGCCCCGGAGAACGCCCCCCAACCCCCCGCCCGGCCCCCCCAACCAGCCCCCCAGCCCCCCGTATACGGGGGGCTGGGACGAAACTTCTGCTTTTGCCGACAAAACCGGGGCAGAGTTAGCTTTGCAAGAGTTGGAAACTCTATTTTACGTTCCCGCCAGCGTCAAGGAAGGCAAAGCCAAAACCCGCCAAGGCTTCAAGCCCATCTCTCCCGAGGCCCTAAACATCATTCTTGAGCAGTATCGCAGCCAGGCCATTGCCTATTATCGCCTGGTCGAAGAGTGTGGGGTGCCCTATGAGGATGCTCGTAACATCATCGGCTACGGGATCCGCCAACATTTTGTAGTGTCTTTTAATTGCCGCAGCTTGATGCACTTTCTGGATTTGCGGGCTAAGGAGGATGCCCAGCGGGAGATCCGCGAGCTGTGCGAGTTGATGTGGCCCCACTTCGAGGCTTGGTGCCCCCATGTGGCCGCCTGGTACCGCCAAAACCGCTGGGGCAAGGCCAGGCTTTCTCCCTAA
- a CDS encoding class I SAM-dependent methyltransferase encodes MDPKAYEQMAGLEDRHWWFVGRRQILSRVIAGIPLPPSACILEAGCGSGGNLEMLSQFGQVWAMERSEIALPLARARGIAIVEEGELPHRIPFGSQQFDLIALLDVLEHLDEDTAALEALIQRLKPSGYMVITVPAYPWLWSAHDELNHHKRRYTAAQLLSLLKSAGLQIHTFTFFNSFLFPLAAGIRLAQKILRLRESPDLKMPPLWLNQLLAEIFAAEAYLIPKFSLPFGLSLLAVASPIAAAGRSPLKIAPLGN; translated from the coding sequence ATGGATCCCAAAGCTTATGAACAAATGGCAGGCCTAGAGGATCGACATTGGTGGTTTGTGGGCCGCCGACAGATTCTCAGCCGGGTTATTGCAGGGATCCCTCTTCCTCCCTCAGCTTGTATCTTGGAAGCGGGATGTGGCAGCGGTGGCAACCTGGAAATGTTGTCTCAGTTTGGCCAAGTCTGGGCCATGGAAAGAAGCGAAATAGCATTGCCTTTGGCCCGGGCTCGTGGCATTGCGATTGTGGAAGAAGGCGAATTGCCGCATCGGATCCCTTTTGGCTCTCAACAATTTGATTTAATTGCTCTGCTGGACGTTCTGGAACATTTAGACGAAGACACAGCAGCTCTGGAAGCCCTCATCCAGAGGTTAAAGCCATCTGGCTACATGGTGATCACGGTGCCGGCTTATCCCTGGCTGTGGAGCGCCCATGACGAGCTCAATCACCACAAGAGACGCTACACAGCGGCACAACTTCTCTCCTTACTCAAGAGCGCCGGCTTGCAAATTCATACCTTTACCTTTTTCAACAGCTTTCTCTTCCCTCTGGCAGCAGGGATCCGCCTAGCCCAGAAAATACTTCGCCTGCGGGAAAGTCCAGACTTGAAAATGCCGCCCCTTTGGCTCAATCAACTTCTAGCAGAGATTTTTGCCGCGGAAGCCTATTTGATCCCCAAGTTTTCGTTGCCCTTTGGCCTGTCGTTGTTGGCGGTAGCCAGCCCTATTGCGGCAGCGGGACGGAGCCCTTTGAAAATTGCTCCTCTGGGAAACTGA